CGCGGCATCAGCCATAAATCTTAAGCGCACTTGGCTTCCTTCTTCACCTGCCGCCTGCCGCCTGCCTGACTCGCCTCGCCTTGCGCGTCACCTGCAATCGCCTTGAGTGTCCTCGGAGTGCCTGTGTCCAAAATGCACTGCAAATAATAGcgaaagaaaacgaaaaaatgcACGAAGGGAATGTGCTGCCATGTgctgaagcaacagcaacagcagcgacataTTTATGCCCTATCCCCAGGTGAAGACATTCAAAAACAACTtgtgttttgaatttttgcattgccgcccaaaagtatgcaacgaaaTACGCAAATGGAAATTTAGTGTGCAAAAGATTCGCGAACTTGCTGAAAGTCGTTGGTTTAATCTGCTGTGTAATAGAATTTTCGCAACTATTTGCTGattacttaaatttttatttgctacGCTTGAAGTCGTGTTGGCTCTTAACTTAATGCCAAAGTTATTGTACTCTATTCTAATGTCTAAAACGAAAGTAATGCAGCTAAAAGCAGTAAGAAATAATACaacggaaaaaaaaaaacaagatcTAGTTCGACGCCCACTTCCACTTTCACTCCCCGGACTCCCATCGCCATCTCCATCCAATTGCGAGCATATTGCTTCGTTGCTTCTCTCGTTCGTTCGCCggttgcattaaaaataaacgacTGTGGCCAGCGCTCAATTTGGAATGAAATTGGCgcaaataccaaaaatttaTACAATGGGAAATGCagcacaagcaaaaaaaatgaaataaagtagAAATAACGAGGGATAGAGctgcacaacaaaaagaagaaatcaacggaaaagaaaataaaatgaaaaaggaaaacactcaccgaaaaaaaaaaagcagcagcagcagcagagcacaaattgaaaagccaTACAAATCAAATTGCGTGGGTGTGTGTGGCGAGTTTATTTAAGCGTGTGCATGTGTCTGcggtgtgtgagtgtgcggtGGTGTGCGCTTTTGTGggttatataatttataagcGGCCATCAGGAGTGCTCATTATGTGGCACAAAATAAGTAAGTGGCACTCGTTTATACACAAAGTAAACAACGTGGCAAAATGCCTGACAATGTCCTCTCCGATCTTTGTTtccgtatgtgtgtgtgtgtgtgggaaaatGCATAAAACTGACCAGCACGAAGGGCCATAAATGAGCCTTGAAGCACACATATCTTTCTCTCATATGGCACTTAAGTTTGTTGCCATGCTCGATTTTTATATagcacccacacacactgacacatacacacacacacacactctcctCTTTCATTCCTTTGTCTTTGGTTCTCGATAATGCAATCAATTTGCCTGCCCCTTCAATTGTTGTAGCAATTTTCTGCAACATTCACAAGGCACATAAAGCGTTCCAATAACTCTCACACTTGGCCAAGTTTTGTGTCGTCAGGgctgcaataaaaacaaataaactgcTTTAAAAGATAATCTCttttaacaacaaaatgtcTTGCCTCTCTCACAAAAAATCACATTAAATTCTTTGCATCAATGACCcacatacacatttattttgccTTAAATTACCCTTGAGTTCATTACGTTTAGGAGCCACATCGGACATCGCATCTATTATCGTTTCGACAAAATTCACCTTAGGGCGCATCATTGCGAACTATTCAAGTGAGTCTATTCGAAATCGATTTGCAACTCTGACTCAAAGAAGCAAATTTTTGCTGTTCAACGAATACCCAAAGCATTGCTGCGACTGCTGTATAAATTATTGCCAGTGTCGAGTGCAAGTTAATAGATTTTTCGCCTTTCCTAATGCAAATCAAAGACGGCAAAGGCAACAGGGtaataagagagagagagagagagagagagattgtgTGAGAGAGGTGGCAATAGGGCAGCAAATCAAAGAAGAAAATGCAAAGAATCTCGcgcaaaatttaattactaaaGCTCaccaaaaagtaaaaaaaagaaacgaagctgaactgaactgcaAGCGGAACTGCATCAAAAAAGTTACGCCCCACAGGAGGCGTATCCACACAGCGAGGCAAAACggagacagcagcagcagggggGGGGCGGAGATCAGAGGATTGTGAGCTGAGCGCGCTCAGTTGGATTTGTTTATGCATATTTCAGAAGTCGAGGCTGCACATTAACAGTAGAATCAGCAACGTTGGCAAAAACTAAGTAACTAACAGTACAagctgttgtcattgttgttgttgttgcagatgctgctgctgctgctgctgttgcacaaACAGACCGCCCCGTTGCTGctccggctgctgctgccttaaTGACCGTTCGACGTGTCCGCCCTTTGACCTTATGCCGCGCTTTTAACAAACTTCTAGACTCTGCCCCGACGGCGACTCTCGTTTTGCATATTCAATGGTCAAGTCCATGCCCCCAACTCTCTCCAGTTTGCGAAACATCTTTCTTGCTTGCTTTGAGCGTAAATATTCCAAGTACTTTAAACAATTCATTAATTTACATTACAAGGTCCCACTACAACAGCAAAGCATCGCAACGCAAGCGGATTTCGAATCGGAGATAACAACGCGTAATGTAAATGAAAGAGTCCTCGCGAATAGTGCCAGCAAAAGTAgggaaaaatatttatttaattaattgtatgaGTCGTAAAAAAATTGACTCAAGCTTGTATCGAAATAGTACCTAATGGTTAGCTCTTTACCCTTCATTTAGTatgtcaatttcaattaaaatagttgTTCGTCTTCCAAAAACTTTGTAATTTCCAGCTTGGCAATTTGGGGCAACTATGTTACTACAgtttattgatattgattaTGTTGAAATAGAGTAACAATATAGTTTAGCATATAGCCCACCAATTCCCCAACTCAGATGCAATCATTTTAGGCAATTTCCttatgcattttgcataaaacaGAACAAtaccaaagcagcagcaggcaataTTTTCAGGTCGACACAGAAATTTTCCATAGcagccaaaaagtatgctacgatTTTGTTCAGTTGTGATTTATATAAAGATTGATGCTGAGCTGAGGTGTTTTAGCACATCAGCACACAAATTAAGCAGAAAATAGTTGGcaacacagacagacagagagtcagagagagagagaaagagctaCTACCACTGTTCAAAATGAAAACTCATGTTGGTCATCATTTCAAGCTAAATGCTTTCGCCCGTTCGGCCCGGTAATTGCcaagcaagaacaacaagtaAGTGTGTATAGTATTGTATAGAAACGACAACAAACGACTTTTGCTTTATGCTCTCTCTATTCTTCTGTGCTGTTCGGtgcaattttccatttactGTGTTTAATGGAAAAATCAAGCCATCAGTGTTTCAGCTAGCTTTTCGTAGTAGTGCTTATGTTTTGCCACCTCCTTTTGCGTCTCAACctcttttgcctttgcctttgcttacTGTCTCTGctaattgcaacaacaattgcaatggACTAACTGAATCTGAAAGCGCAAAAACTAGGCCATAGTCAGTCGTCAGGGGCTGGCTCTGACGAGGGATAACAAGCTGGGtgcaaattttacaaattataatcGTCATTTGTCATGATGCCTCTAAGCAAGGACTCTGGTGTCTGCCAGGCTGGCCAGGGCAGGCCTTCACCCACATCGCATTTTTATTGACACATTGAAATGACAAGGGACACaaacagagacagcaacaatagcaacagcaacagcaacaacgacagcaacgacaTTCCGAGTTGATGATGACGACTAAGAAAACTGAATTAGCGATTCACTCAAGCTTCATATTTCTCTGCACTTCTCTCCACTCTCAGGCACGTCGCCTGCAACGCACACCAAAGATCTCGAATCCAGGACGGCATTTCTGCAGCGTATCAAACAGCATGCCGCCAAATGCATCGCGCATTGTCATGCTCAGATCCTCAATGTGTCCAATATCACAATAGGCCATGAGTCGGCTATCCAGCAGCCTTTCGCACGGCGTTCCAGCCAACAGTTGTTGGTCATAGCGATAGATGGCCACACAGAGACGCAGTTGCTGacgctgcaacagcaacggtaTCATTGCTCGCCAGTTAACGTGTGTGAGATCCAAGTCATCCTCCAGCAGCCCGAAGAGATCATTATCCTCCAATCCGGGGGAATTGCAATTGCACTCCAGAAACGCAAATGCAGCAGAGAATTAAGCACACTTTTAACATAACTGGAAGTAGTATTTAGCACatcaattattttcaattattctgaatttattttgtaattgaaagTACGTTTGAATGCCTCGACGCTTAAAAGCAAACTGTTTGCTTTCGAGCTTCAGCAACTACGTGACTATATGAGCTCAATGTCTTCCTCAGCCTGATAAAGATTGACAACGTCAGTAATTCGAACTGCGTCAGtagaatttattataaaatgttgACAAGTCAGAGACAAAgcattcaaattttcaaaataattagaTATTATGacataaattgttgaaattcaatataaatattttcaaagtgTATCTGCTAGTTATACAAATTCCTTACTTTTCActaataaacttaaataagtTTGAAgctaaaaattcaatttcgagATGCAAAAGTTATTTGATGCAAACGATTTTTGAATCTCAATATGGTTTTTTTGCAGCAGCCATGGGAATGTTTAATGTTTAACTTGGATTTTAATTTCTGGCTACCAACGATGCTACGTGACTTTTGCACGCTTTCAAATGTTGCACGCGGCATGACGTTCGAGCTTTGGCAAACTTTTATTTGCTTCTCGCAAATGACGTTTAACCAACAGCAAGTGAcgtcaatatttaaataggtATACATATTGCAGccgaaattgattttaaagaagaaattaatcaaataatgagttcaacaaacaaataataaaccaatatctaataaatagaattatatttatttgctatacTATAAATCAATATCTAATAAatagaattatatttatgtactaATTGTTTGATAAATTGCAAAACTTGTCAGCACAAATGAAATGTTCTCTAATCGACTTTAAAATATTGTGCAGCGATGAGGAGATAATTCATCTAATATtcatttcgaaaaaaaaattatattcgaTTTTGCAATAACTTCATTTGCAACGGAagagcaaattaatttatgcaatttaagATAAACATCAATAATTGAGCAGTAAAAATCATCCATGAAATTCAtagattatttaaaaacaagcaaagcacagcagctgccatttaatttttaaatttatcatttttttttcttttggagttttggtttttttcgcacacacggcaacaacagctgcaaaatatgaaatacatttttttttgcgctattttttgttgtggatTCTGTGGAACCATAAATCCTTGGCAAAAAGTCAAACTAATAAATGTAAAAGGGACATGCACAGACGCATTACACAACTAATTGGAGTTGGAGCTAACAGTGAGAACTGAGAATTGTGGAATACGGAATACCGAATACCGAATACGGAATACGGGATACAGGATACAGGATACAGGATAGGGTCAAACGTAGTAGAGAACATGGTCACAGCTGTTGCCTGTCGAGCAGCCAGAAGTGGACAAACGTGCCACAcaaaccaaccaaaaaaaaaaaacaacaaaaaattgtggaaaaatcaaaatttataaaaatagagAAGAAATATGTAAAACGCAGAcgaacattaaaattataattttttaataataaaacgaGCAAAAGCTGCAAATATTGCGCCGACAGAAGGCAGTTAGGAAAGGTCACTGAAGCGATATTTGTTTGGGTTTTCTGGGCGGAGGCAAAACAGCAGAGAGAATGATGGGATTGAGTTCGAGGGATGTGAGGTTGTCCACAAAATGGCGCAGCGGCCATTTGCCGTTGGCCGGAAACAAATTacagcaaacaatttaaaaaaaatgtttgcaaacaaacaaaagcgaacagcaacaacaacaagaatcgAGCAGTAGAAGCAGAACTTGGAACAGCAAACGAACTACACAAAAAGCGGCAGACAGACGGAAATGTTATCTAGGCAAtggaaaaagagagaaagggaaaagGGAGTGACAGAGagtaagagaaagagagagagaaagagaagacATACAATGGAACGTTTGGGTAAAGATAAAATGCCGCTTTCAGAGACGATGTCCTggttcctgctgctgttgctccttcATGATATCCGTtcgctgttgctattgctgtagctgttgcgGTGCTGCTTTTAACCTTTTCGTTTCACTTAGTTaagcaaaaaatgaaatttttattgccaaaATGCATAAATGAATAGAAAATAGTTACACAAAACCGAGAAACGAAACAGCACAAAAcccacagcacagcacagcacccAAAAAAAGAGTCAAAGCCAAACACGAGGAGGCAGAATAGTCAATTTAGTCAGGATACTAAGGATGGTCAGGACAGACACCTGCAACTCTGCCTGTGCTGCACTTAGTTTACTCTTTGACTTTTTTGCTGCCCTCTGCGCTatttttgttcaactttttttctttagttgTGTGCGAAGCGTTGCGAGCCACACCTTGGCAAAATGTTAACCTCAGCACTAAATCTGAGCTCGCCTAATAACTTGGCCTGCTTGTTTGCCAGTCATAATACTGAAAGGACCACAACGAATACGATTTACGCTGCTCAAAacgttaaattaaataatgctaAGAATTAGTAAAACACTTGTGTTTactaaacaaaattcaaaataaaagcgaaagaTAGTTGGTAAGAAAACTTTGATTTTAAAGCTGCCTGGATTAAGGCTCAACCTAACTTTCgattttttaagtaatttatttagttacaCTAAAGCTTGAAACTTGAAActtttaaaagtaaaactcGGTCTGttcttcaattaaataaaatagtaaagaaattcaatcaactcaaaataaaattaactttttatttagtCTAATCAGATTGGGATTCCCTTCAATCTTTTTTAAACCACAAAATAAGAGAGactcttttgattttttcatttatttttagagtaTTTACACGTCGTCTTCACGTCATCAGAAAGTCAAGCTTGTAGCCCAGTTATTGCTGTTGGTTTTAGCTCTTTTGTGTTGGCTGCCAAGTTTTGATGGCCTGCAATGATTTAGACATTAGGCGAGGGAGTAGCAAATGAAGCTGCAACAGCTTCAATCAGCCTACTTGCCACGCCATACCACGCCCCCCGTTCCGTGCCGCCTTGCCTCGTCCCGCAGGCCCTCAATACAAGCGAGCATGCGTAACTTTTTtgtaacatttcaattaacaaataataaacaagctGGCAACAAAAAGCGCCTCAAAACTcaaacccaacaaaaaatagGAAAGAATATATATGGAGAAAAGTCTACAAAATGAGAGGAATGAGAGAAAACTTGCAGTGCCAATGAAAAAAGTTGTTTCGAAAGCAAATCAGAAAGTCATCAGAATGCCAAAAATAGGCAAACGCTCAGCAGGCGATTTGCATTTGGGCCAATGAAGAGTTAGTCCCAAAGGAAAACTCTGCCTCAACGTAGCCTGCGCactttaaaagtaatttatcttttttctatatttttttcgcCCTACTATACTGTATAGTATACAGCCTTTGAGTGTGAGACCAGGACTCAACatgcaatttgcatacaaGTTGCATGTGCTGCAAGTCCCGTTGGCATAAAATCCACTTCGTTTGGCATCCAGCTGAAACTAGCTGcagctcttgttgttgttgtaacgGCAGTTCacattttcgttgttgctgttaattGCAGCGCCTGCTTACGGGTAAGTTTTCAATAATGCGGAAAGCATGTTGCCAGAAAATCCTTGCTTTTGTGCATCAATCCCTAATGACTTTCCATTGTTCTATCCCGGCAAAAATGTGTCAATTTGAGCAGAACTTTAGTCATCCTCGTACTTACTTAGCACATTGTCAGATTTGCCGAGGACGGGCCAAGTTAGCGTGTAAATATGTTTAACGCTTCACATTGTGAATGAGCTCTGGCACTTAAACGAAAGTTACAAGTTTGATTGAACTACTAAGTCTACACATTTTATCCGCCTGCCCCTTCTATTACTGTTTCGCACCCTTTTCAAATTGattaatgaaaaatgaaagcaaaagaatTGGCACAAAGAACTTGCTTAACTCATCTCTCGATAATCATAAGAGCTGGTGATGATAATTAGGTAAAGCCACAGCAATGTACTGTACAACGATTAAAGAGTTTACTTATGCTTACAATTCTTTTTTGCGATGACGCTTTTCCCCATGGGTTTCCCATCCATTTTCCCTTTCATTGGCTTAACGGTCTGGCTCTCGCTCGCATCATACattaattaacatttcaatGCGCACTCAATGCTCACTCAATCATGGCAAATGCTGTATGGCCAATAGCAAATACAGACCGGAAAGCAATACTTGAGAGCAATGCGGGTAAAACTGTAACACACTGCACTTTGAATGCTCTTTCCTAAATAGAAAAACAAGgaagaaagctacattcgaatgtgctcgactgtgacatACCCGATAT
This DNA window, taken from Drosophila nasuta strain 15112-1781.00 chromosome 2L, ASM2355853v1, whole genome shotgun sequence, encodes the following:
- the LOC132798756 gene encoding uncharacterized protein LOC132798756; this encodes MIPLLLQRQQLRLCVAIYRYDQQLLAGTPCERLLDSRLMAYCDIGHIEDLSMTMRDAFGGMLFDTLQKCRPGFEIFGVRCRRRA